Part of the Quercus lobata isolate SW786 chromosome 6, ValleyOak3.0 Primary Assembly, whole genome shotgun sequence genome, aaccagagcctcccagcccacctccaggagaaagactccaggggtgaaggaaaacttaaactcgtacgaacaccgtgaaaacccaccgcctgtcaaccagggcctagccttccaaacccacgctctacaagtgatattgttaggggcctttttacgtgcgaacccgacactgttacggtccgtcacgaatcgcgtccttacaattggcgccgtctgtgggaaaggcttgtgtgttggtataggaagtgggtcgatagagtttcttcgttatatctaaccgttgaatatagagttctagtataaagttctatTAGGGattacgtttcttgactaggggctgggTTGAGGAACTAAcccccttaaagccaaggtcccctgtaaagagtaaactaggcacctggtaacgttaaccgtatggataaactctaggggcttggctgaggagctaactcccctaaagccaagatcccgcacaaagggaaaactaggttttggacagaaccaaggcattgcatggtcctcggacccaagcctcaggggaaaccaactacctggatgtaatgaaaactaggttttggacagaaccaaggcattgcatggtcctcggacccaagcctcaggggaaaccaactacctggatgtaatgaaaactaggttttggacagaaccaaggcgttgcatagtcctcggactcaagcctctggggaaccaattacctggatgtggaaaaactaggttttggacagaaccaaggcattgcatagtcctcggactcaagctctggggaaaccaactacctggatgaggaaaactaggttttggacagaaccaaggcattgcatagtcctcggactcaagcctctggggaaaccaactacctggatgaggaaccagctatttaaaaaaaaaaaaaaaaaaaaaaaaaaaaaaaaaaaaaaaaaaaaactatggcgcGTAAACCTCAAAATAccatccgaggagaactccgcgttaacagatgggttaataccttgattgcgcgaattcctcggtctaccctctgttcccccaatatcaaaggggtgGATGCGacacggcgcaacatattatccaaaagcacaaccaaaacccctcgctactcggctaccctctcggacgaattacttagagattatcgttctcggacattggtctagcatgcatcgcgtagtactcaacgcttatcccggttagttccaagaatttaatttattgaaagttaccattgttatacttgataatatttgtgagtttaaattagtaggaacctgtgttaaagcattttttctgcctggaatatccctaagggcaagcttgcatttaatattcatgcataaagtagttgttacggagaagaaagatatgtatggagaaatagacacatattttattaagacaaaggaacagtacagtgtacaatgaaaagctgaaacaagcttacactaaagctgactacataagtaaaggaaaatacaagcgagtggagataaggccgtggggacagctcagatgagaggttggctactgcgccaagttattgtctaaggaaactattcctcgacacttctgcatgcccataacccaggcagccaaagaacctgacctcaggctaacaccatctacagaaaaggtgctaggagcttgaggttgggaagcccccacaaaaatttgtctgctacaaggcagacagtgctgatggtggaaattccttctttggacataccgaaaaactggcatgaccagaacctgcttcggattttgactaaaagagggaaaaagatcCTCTCCCCTATGACGAAACGGAATGCTCCCTTGTATTTGcgcctccttggcccgtacctcactaCTCCGAGTGTCAGAGGGACACGGCGCCtctgtggcggagagagtttttTCTTCCCAACCCCCGCCTCAAGCATGATGTACcaagggaggaaactgaaggattttTGTGTGGATAGAGCAACTTTCTCgcctatttatgttaaaagataaagtggtggcatttaattcacgcagcgtcccaaggaacgctatggacaaaatgtctctggctcgatttccaacgtcgtctgcaactcTGAggataaaggagtctcgagaaggcgcgcctcgaacactgggacgcccagaaagtaccgcgtgacctaagactacggaaataccctCTAGTTTTTGGGCCCAATAAATTCGCAGCCCAGGCCCGATTCAGCACAAGGGCCCagggatagaaccaaggtattgcatggtcctcggactcaagcctatggggaaaccaagtacaaaaaagaaaaaatcacaagttttggacagaaccaaggcattgcatggtcctcggactcaagcctatggggaaaccaagtgcaaaaaagaaaaaatcacaagttttggacagaatcaaggcattgcatggtcctcggactcaagcctatggggaaaccaagtgtaaaaaagaaaaaatcacaagttttggacagaaccaaggccttgtatggtcctcggacccaagccaatggagAAACCAAACACTtagataagaaaaggtttgaatttagtaagatgggctacttgataaaaacgtcaagTCACTTCTTCCACGGTttaaacaccatagaaggttaaggccaataagggtgtaaggaaggtggtggaacgccccagcattcaGTCATATacgagggctattcatttggcaggtggtatgtcctcggatggttatttctcacacggcatcaaaccctcggttctctcctcggctaattccgggtaagtactattttttacgggtcggccttattgtgctaAGCACTTCTATCAAAGTTATGGcgatatctatttattatcaagtattttggttttagtcgtcattgatttaaatgctatatcattgtgccgagcagtgcttgcaaatttatgaaaacgtaAAGACATAATATGCGGAATGAGGTAGACAACAatctttattaatatgaaaaattgctacaacatacaaaaaggggctcaaacgagcctatacaaaatgtgaactgcctaaacaaccattacatctgtagtacagaaaaataaactgtcaagcgtcttttaaactcgtcttcaaagtttctccaatctccgcctcattgctgctcatactaagagagggactcactttaaaaaaagaaaatgaataaagaagaaggaaatagtaaggaagaaatcaatgacgaagatggaggggatgaataaagaagatggaggacatgagtaaagaaggaggagaagaggagagaagaaatgaaaagaaagaaaaggagcaaaagagggagaagagaaagtaCCAGgtcggaactggtgctgggaagactataaggaGAGGGCGGGGGAAGGCaccagggagcaaaagagggagaaacagaagcacttagcccctgcctcagccctgactcctaacacgccggtgccatattaggtacgctcgtgaggagccggatggtagtgatcttgggtgttctcgactcagtcacgtcgaaagtttgacgtgacgagtccctgcttcgaattttgactgaaagaaggatgaggttgattttgagtcttcgccatccctgtcccgatcgagccatgatgagttttatcggaacgtggcgtttttgggaggggtggggcttttgcatcccttgttgttacgGTAAAGTGttttacgattaagtgtataaaccagtgggtaaaccgaatcctaagggaggctaagtatttcAGAGACTcagggagatgaaaagggattcttgataaaaacaataacctcctctcttccttcttatacagaggggggagcgggaggcatttaataggttcagatctccaaagggatctgtcaacacaaacatgccggttccgtttctccaccccatcaaaataaaccgtcgaattaaagtagtctcgtaaatagtgatcattcaaagcgcgttttggatacctcaagcgataagaacgcctcaagcgcgaaattaaaaactgttTCGTAGACCGGTGCAcctcttgggcatatgaggagtcgccagcatgtttaataggccaaatggattgggccgtaggaagaagtttggcgtcaccaaaacccccctgtccagcccaggggttggacagccgggttttgaggggctaatgtggggcgcaaatgatttatgggccagacccatctacccagggagagtccaaaggcccaagccgaggaggattatggcccaagctcaacgaatagcctttgggtaccgccgagggtagttcagtcctcggcagacccacagtacccccaaagggaagggtaaaaacggtataggactggaacatggaagaaagatctaaaatatccagggaaagctgctgttattgtcatttaatgttctgaacccgacagggccgcattctttggctcttacaaccacccccaacgactttgggggatggactgatgggacaagtatcagccttggaaagattgaccctacacgtggatgaaggataatggacacaggcgagtataaaaggaaaactaagtaactttgggaaggggttgggaaaaatggccagaaaccagagcctcccagcccacctccaggagaaagactccaggggtgaaggaaaacttaaactcgtacgaacaccgtgaaaacccaccgcctgtcaaccagggcctagccttccaaacccacgctctacaagtgatattgttaggggcctttttacgtgcgaacccgacactgttacggtccgtcacgaatcgcgtccttacaggtatatttatgtatatatgtgtgttttcTATGTTATATAAGAAAGATAAGATAATTTCTATAGGGGCCTTCTAAAAcaaactggaaaaaaaaaaaaaaaaaaatctctttgtCATCAAGAGAGATATAGGCCTATAAGTGAGCTtccaagcccactacaaataattTAGACATTTATAACCCATTCAATGTCTTATTCATATTTCATATATTAGACGCCAAGGCCCTACGACGATATAATTAGGTTTTCTTACAATAATATGATAGAATTCAATTCATGACGATTATTCcatgatgattgctctttattattaggttaagacattaattgttttttatttaagcAAGATTCGAAtcacaaatttcttatttgatgacaaaaaaCTTTAACAATTTTCGTACAATGATAATAGAACAATTTACTTTGTATGTGATTACAGTTAGGACCTAATTGTTTTGTCTCATAAACCACATGAAATTAGATTGGCCTTTATAAATGTAATAACGTATAGGGATCCAATGTATATCACAAATGCTGACATAGTTAATTTATTGTGAttgttacaaaataaatatcatatcaTAGTATATATGGGTGAAAGTGATATTACTCCAATTACATGCATATGCACAtatgcacacacacaaaagaagcCTTGGATTATCTATATGTGCACAATGCTAAAGGGTAATAAGAAACTAAATgtcaacaattataaaaattatcttACGCATCTAGTATATGTATCATCTTTCTCATAGTATGTAGGTCTCGTAATTCTATTAAACTCACATActaggagagagagaatgtatATATCAAATGCATAAGATACCTTCTTCAAAAAATGACCTACGTACATCGAACTAATAAGCCATATAAATGCCCATGCATTTGATTTGTCTCAAGAAAtaattagaaaaggaaaaactataTTGAGAAACTAGGGAATTATAGATTATGTGTTGAGAAGACAATTGTTTGAAAGAGCTAATAACACTCACTCAAGTTATCCAATAAATCTAGTGACACAAGTTTTTTACACCTTTTTTCATAATAGCTTGTGTCACTTGATGTAATTGTTGCACAACAAAATTAAGTGGTTTTAGTTGTGTATCCATTTAAAAGTGGTGTTGTCACCTGAgaagttataaaattttatctctaaTATAATAGCGATGCTTTATGTCAACAAGTAACTATCCCCTTAAGATGTAGAGATTACATCATTACATGACACACAATcaataaagatgaaaaaaaaaaaaaagcaactacCATATAAGATGACCAAAAATAATTACTCTTGGTTAAGGATGTTTAGACAAGTGACCCATTATAATAACAATCACTTGCAAAAGGGAAGCATATATAGGAAACTTaggagaaaaatatataatctaGCATCTTGTTTGGTTTAACttattttcattataaaagGGAAGTTGCAATTTTCTTAGATATCACATTTTTTAGATTACAACCgcatttttaaataataagaaaaataaattgaacaaaaaaagcTTATCTAAACtcataaagtaatttttgtaaCTTAGAATTCCTTAAACTTCGTACTAAGCTGGAAATCTTTTGTAATCTCTCAATTGTCTTATTGGCTTGTTTTTGTTCACTCTAGCTATATCTAATTTTATTAGAGACTTATTAATTGAGACCTTATCAAATTATGCACTCAAGATAGGCCACTCTATTTTTTACAATCATGCCCAAATCCATGAACTTCTCAACAAAATCACAAGCTAAACTAGAGATTCGATGCTCAAGATAAGTAACTGTGCTCACATTaacaatgccaaaaaaaaaaaaaaaaaacaatgccaAACAACATGGTTGCACGTGATTCACCATCGTGGTAAATGATATTACAGTCCAACAACGAAAGATTATCAACGTCccattaaatattaataaaagctAGCACTCAAAGACAGAGAGTATGGCCGGGCATATGATTTCTGCAACCAAATCAAAGGACACAGAGAATCGGACCAATCCTTTCACTTTCAACAACCCCTAAGattttactacttttttatcaacttttcaAAGCACCCACAGTTCTCGTAATTATACAATTTAGGCCCAAAGTAAACTCTGAAATTATTACAAATCCAACGGCTTTACTGAATGGGACAGAGATACGTCATTTCTTGGTTGGTTTCGATGAAGCAGAAGATTTCTTACGAGGGATACATTTACTTTTCACTGAtgccttttctcttttctcttcctccACCGCTTCCACCAACTCTGCCTTGTTGCTCCTAACATGATAAATACCACGATAAGACAAAATTtgaatgttttctttttgagtGATAATAAGGCATTAATCATTAGTCAACGTACACAAAATTTTGACAagtcaaagagagaaagaataaaagaaataaaaattcttattaattttagatGGATACTGTTAATATGTGTTCTTGATGTATAcattaaactttttatttttagaaacatttttttaagaatgaaaaaattgtcattatttttttaatttttaaaaaaattctttttagaAATGGAAAATAATAGCACACATGAGTAAAATCCATTTTGAATTGTTAAAGTCAAATATGctttatagaaaaattataagtttaagcagttttatgttaaaaagaaaaaaaaatgttcaatgACACACTTTTTGTCATAAATTTGGGAAGTAATGATTAAATTACTTTACCTATGTCTAGGTGATATAATCCACACTTGGGCAAATTATTACACAATGTGCAATAAAGGGTGTCCCTATaagaattgacaaaaaaaactAGCTAGACTCATAAAACAACCCTATCAtcatttcccaaaaaaaaaaaaaaaaacaaccctaTCATTTCTACTTTAAAAAAGGgttatatatttattggttTGTTTGAATGTCACTTATTtgattgaaaattgaaaatttattactgaaaatacagtagcaaaataatttttaaagctGAAAATACTGTATAATTAACTTCTTGTGTTTTTCCTAGTCCGACTGGTCCATGAACAATGCGTGACACACTGGTCCAAAACGCCAAAGGCAACTACAAACAACCAACCCAAACGAACGCATAGTAacaaatatctttttctttatgaGTTTTGCTGCCTAAACCTTAGCCCTAATTAATAGGCATATTACACGTTTTGTGTGGATGCACACAAATATGTAACAAGTTTTCCCATTATATCATATAGAAAGCCAAGAAATCCAAATTCCCTAACAGATTATAATATATGGTTTTAATGTGAATATTCATGCCACTAGGTCACATTACTCACGTATGGACTATgaatcaaattaaaaccaatagaCATTTATTTGCGTAGCAGTGTTTATCATACACACTTAGAGATTTCAAACTTTAATCACTATTTTAAtgtgtttaaaactatgaaaaacAGTTCATAGGCGACAAGTTTAAATGAAAAACTCACTGACCTTTCTTCGTTAAAAGAACTGGATTTCTTGAGCACCGGTTTAACCCCAATAGGCCGGTCCTCAGTCATCGACTCAACAATGCTGCCACTGAAGTACTCTTTCTCCTCTGACTGAAAATTCCCGAACCTTGGGTTCTCAGACATGTACCTTATCAAATAATCTTCCTCTCCTACCTTCACTGCACTCTTGCATACAACACCTTTGTGAAGGCTCACACTCTTTTTCACTGAAACTTGATGCTTCACATTCGGTCCACCCTTTGATTTATTAGAGCCACCACACGCAATGAGTTGGAGCAGGACCGAGTTCCGAGTCTGTGCTGACTCGTTCCCAACTGGGTCCCCATCTTCGAATCGTTTCgagttgttgttgctgctgctgctgctttgGTTGACAACTCTGTCACCACCTTCGAATCGTTTGCTTTGGTTGCCGCCAACTGGGTTGTCCTGAAATCGTTTGGAggagttgttgttgttgttgttgttgttgttgctgatTTGGTTGGCTTTGTCAGAGATATACGACGAGTCGATTAGAGTGTACTGATGATCAGTAGGGTTTTTCTTTGGTggtgggggtggtggtggtggttgggtttcATGGTCTTCGAGTTCGTCAGTGGAGACGCCTCTGGAGCAGCGAGAGTGTGGTGTGGTGGAGCTGGTATAGCTTGCCTTCTCTCCATCTTCGtattcttcttcctcttcttcgaACTCTTCGTATTCCTGGTCTTCTTGTTCTCTTTGTGGGCTTGGACTTGGTGCTAGCTGTTTGCGCTTTGGGTGGTAATTTGGTTCTTGAATAATCTGTTGCCCGTTGTTTATATGAAGCTGTTGAAATCTTTCTGCAAGGAAAAGTAAAGAAGCAATGCCATTGTGTTCAAATGGTAAAGAATTTGATAAATAccaacacaaaaatcaaaatgcatggttttgggttttgaaaagTGACAAACCAGAGCAACCTTCAACTAGTTCAGACCCTTTAAGCACATACTCAGCTCCTTCAGATGGGTAAATTATGTCATTCTCAGCCAAGTCGTTCCACACATACCCACTCTTATAGCTCCTAATTAAAAATAAGCAATCAAACCCTTTAGTTCTTTAAGAGGCTCAGTTCAATCTCACTGCAGAGAGTAAAGAGATCAATAATGTATGTACCTTTTACAAGACCAGGAATATAGAGAGGGCATGCCTTTGCCTCTAAGTACAGTAAGCCTTTCCGTTACATCTATTAATTTGACATgacaaaacaggaaaaaaataaGTAACATTGCCAATAACATTGTACACCAAATTTACAGAAGCAGgaaataaatgatttttggaatAATACCTCTTAAACGAAGAGGTTGATTGACTAAATGGGTGACTTCCATGTAATGTGGGTGTTCAAGATGGCCATTTCTTGAGAGATAGTAAACAACTTGGACTTTTTTGATGGGTTTGACCACCCTTGGATGCATGTTGTAGACTTTGACCCTATCTGGgctgctctctctttctctgcctcttCTGCTGGACCGAACCtccatattcttcttctttttacttcttcctctcttctagCCTAGGTGGTtgcaaaaagtaaaatatatacaaacacaGAGCTCTGCTTTTGAATTTACTACTACTGCAACTACTACTACTGCACAAGAAACAATAGTGACAAAGAGAGGTATatatagaagagagagagagagaggtagctCTCCTCAAAAGGCGTAGATGCTTAAACAACCAACTACCAGGTTGATACCGATAGATCAACTTTGGATGCTTTTGAAAATgggattagagagagagagaggatttttGACTTTGGTTAGCTCTGATCCCGAATTGATGCCAAAAATAGCGATAATCAGAGCGCTTTGCAGTGCCAGCTTTGCTTTCTAAAAAGTTTTTAACGTCTTTCTTATTCAATGGCcttcttttttgggttaatattaattatttccTTGCCCTCAGCTTCATCCCTCATAAattcacaattaaaaaaaaaaaaaaaaatatatatatatatatatatataaaaggtccAGTTAATGTATATCCTTAGAGGCTTAGGACACACATTAACAaatctatttttcaaaattttttattgaaaattgaaaaaattggcaaatttttttcaattccgATGACACACATTATtaaaatccatatatatatatatatatatatatattttgtgaaacCATTCTAGCCATGAGCTATAGGTAATCTTTGCAACAACTTAGCTCATCTAATGATCAACCTAAACAGTATTCTTCTCAAAagaaagagggggaaaaaacccaaacagtagaaagctttttttttttagtgtgtttttgtcattttgtacatgaattgtaattttttgtgtGCATAACAGCATAAGTTGTGGTAATTcttcagcaaaaacaaaaaacaaaaaaacaaaaagttgtgGTAATTCAAGCGAGAAATAAACTAGAAGGTAAAGCACGGgcatttttgtatatattaagttggatgtatatatatatatatatattttttttttttgaggaaaattggatatatatatatatatatttaattcttaatatttgatttatgtttcaaaattgtTCTTATATCTTAAAATGATTTACTTTAGTCCTTATACTTTTAAATATAACATCGATTGATGGGTTGAAATGTTgatatatgtatgtaaaaaaaaaaaaaaaaatgacatgcaAACCGAATTCATGTCATATAAACTCCATGTCATTAAAGGGGCCTCACTAtcatgaattttatttgatGCATcagcatttttcattttttagataACTGATAATgacattttcaaaacattttgcAAGTACAAGGgcaattttgagaaaaacaacATTGTTGTAGTCCAAATATTCAATTTAACATTTTGTTAGGTgttttgaattccattgatttTATATAGTAGTTGACTTAGACATTGATGAACTATTACAGTTAGAGTGGACGTGATTCCATAGTGAAGAGGATGTAAAAGTCGAATGATATAAAGTAAATTACTAATATGTCCTTATTATTAAAGTAACTCATGATCAAGCAATTGCATCTAATCAAGATATAAGCAATTTTACAAACAGTAAACTAGACCACTTTTCATGTTTATCAACTTAACTGTAACTATATAACTTCATTAATTAGAATTTTCACCTGCGTTCTTTCCAAAAatgcatttatgcacaattaTCATCATGCCTCACACCCGCTTTTAAAATTATGTTCTCTCAAGCATAAAAATATATGGTTTAtggtgggttccagttagctcaactggtaaagtctctgatggttgtataagagatctggagttcaatccccgcctacaccaaaaactgattggtgtcttagtctgatgataaagagctatcatcaggagcatacgccataagttgaaactctctcaaaatatATGGTTTATGTCCATTCAAATCATTCAATTCATTAGTCAAGAAATGATGacaatacttttttttgattggtaagttaTATATGCACATGATTACAATGTTTTTTTCACACCAAATAATTTGTTGCAGtgtttatcaaaattttcatgtaaaaaaatacaggtacatgttttcaaaaaaaaaaattaattaaatgtaaaaaaatacaagtcaACCTAAATCCAATTAACTCGGCCCATTTAAAATAACCCATTTTTTTACCTGAATTGAAATTAACTTGACTCAAACCTAACCCATTTTCCATGTCTACTAGTAGGTGACGTGCCCTTCTCTATGCTTATATCCATATCAAGTTGAAAATTATGATTTGAGTGATGCTAGAGATATAAAACAAAATCCTATCTtctttcatgaaaaaaaaaaagagatataaaaaaaatcataatttttcatgATTTACTGAGGTGACAAGGgacaagttattattgatgAAATTATAGTTTTATGTGACATTGTTGttgtgctatatatatatatatatatatatatatatataaatatatatattcttttgtgTCATCAACttgttgatttttatctttcatACCAAAGGACCAAATGGTGATGGCAAACATAATGGATTTATGTTCCTACACCATTCTTGAAGATTATTTTAGAATAACAACTTGACTAAAATTTCTAAGAAATTAACGGGATTAGTAAAAACTTTATATAGTATTTAAAAGAAAacgaaaatgaaaaaaaaaaattacagagaACAGAAATTAAACAAAATGAATATGAAAGATTGTACTTTAATATGTTGAAACTCTAGTCTAGTGGTCTTTGCCGTCATGTGACTCTTTGTCATGTCGTGATACGCAGAAAGATCGGGACCTGCCGGATCCTTTTGCCTGCTTCGCCCTCTGCATATGCAATAAGccaataccttttttttttttttttttttttcatttgttgagATTACATTTAgtaattgaaaaacaaaaaaaaaaaaacatgaagtGAGAAGTGAAAAGTGACAGTCTTATACAGaaggttttaaaaactagaCCAGACCAGCTGGTCCAACCGGTTCAACCGGGAATCGGCCACTGATCTGGTTCAGTAAAATCGGCCAAAACGGTCAAAAACCGATAAAAACTGGGAACCAGGTGCCAAACCGGTTCAGTTTTAAAAACCATGCTTATACATATAGAATATAAATTGATATACAAACTATTTtcagtctctctctttttatattcttaacaaatAGAATGATGTGAGAAGGCATCATAACTATATCTATCTAACTACTGTGGGTGTGGGTTGATGGTAGGATTCCTCGAATTGCTTCACTTGGTGAGCAATTCGAGCGATAGCTCCAGTAAAGTTCTAATGGTATACGTGGTATTACTTATTAACATCATATGGTGTGGGGTCAATGAATTCACACCAGAGAccccatttttttattcaagtaaacaaaaaaaaaagaaaaaaaaaaaaaggagaaactATCTAAAATTAATGTTGCATGAGAATAAACACCTAAATGTTTTATAGAGAGAGATTTGAAATGTGTTGGCCGGGTTTTTGCTTTAGTTGGAGTGTTAGTTATACTACATGTGTCACACGCAAGAAATCTCTTGCTACATCTTAATCCAGAGTCCCACACTTCCCGAAAGGACTTCCAAATTTGAATCCATGCATGGAC contains:
- the LOC115950587 gene encoding protein UPSTREAM OF FLC isoform X2 translates to MEVRSSRRGRERESSPDRVKVYNMHPRVVKPIKKVQVVYYLSRNGHLEHPHYMEVTHLVNQPLRLRDVTERLTVLRGKGMPSLYSWSCKRSYKSGYVWNDLAENDIIYPSEGAEYVLKGSELVEERFQQLHINNGQQIIQEPNYHPKRKQLAPSPSPQREQEDQEYEEFEEEEEEYEDGEKASYTSSTTPHSRCSRGVSTDELEDHETQPPPPPPPPKKNPTDHQYTLIDSSYISDKANQISNNNNNNNNNSSKRFQDNPVGGNQSKRFEGGDRVVNQSSSSSNNNSKRFEDGDPVGNESAQTRNSVLLQLIACGGSNKSKGGPNVKHQVSVKKSVSLHKGVVCKSAVKVGEEDYLIRYMSENPRFGNFQSEEKEYFSGSIVESMTEDRPIGVKPVLKKSSSFNEERSNKAELVEAVEEEKREKASVKSKCIPRKKSSASSKPTKK
- the LOC115950587 gene encoding protein UPSTREAM OF FLC isoform X1, with the protein product MEVRSSRRGRERESSPDRVKVYNMHPRVVKPIKKVQVVYYLSRNGHLEHPHYMEVTHLVNQPLRLRDVTERLTVLRGKGMPSLYSWSCKRSYKSGYVWNDLAENDIIYPSEGAEYVLKGSELVEGCSERFQQLHINNGQQIIQEPNYHPKRKQLAPSPSPQREQEDQEYEEFEEEEEEYEDGEKASYTSSTTPHSRCSRGVSTDELEDHETQPPPPPPPPKKNPTDHQYTLIDSSYISDKANQISNNNNNNNNNSSKRFQDNPVGGNQSKRFEGGDRVVNQSSSSSNNNSKRFEDGDPVGNESAQTRNSVLLQLIACGGSNKSKGGPNVKHQVSVKKSVSLHKGVVCKSAVKVGEEDYLIRYMSENPRFGNFQSEEKEYFSGSIVESMTEDRPIGVKPVLKKSSSFNEERSNKAELVEAVEEEKREKASVKSKCIPRKKSSASSKPTKK